The Bradysia coprophila strain Holo2 chromosome IV, BU_Bcop_v1, whole genome shotgun sequence genome includes a region encoding these proteins:
- the LOC119066206 gene encoding kelch domain-containing protein 3, with translation MYWIAHLDGGPCRVNHTAVVVGDFIYSFGGYCSSDEYKLNHTIDVHVLNTHNLRWFLIPPKRDSTGALLEYPAVPFQRYGHSAVAYKQKVYMWGGRNDEMCCSILFCFDTITHQWSKPEVNGEIPAVRDGHTACIVDHNMYIFGGFEEQANRFSCDVHCLNLETMTWSYLSTTEQPPSYRDFHTATVLDNKMYIFGGRGDRHSPFHTQEEIYCDQLVYLDLSTRKWTKPNATGSVPLGRRSHSAFVYNKQLYVFGGYNSIMEKHFNDLYCYNPSLNRWSVVTARGVPPRPRRRQVCLVIDKRMYLFGGTSPYAVPIHSSNRQNLPLLLDYSDIHVFDFEPTLKTLAIRAVLDYEIDQSLLPQCIRSEIRSMTMSNTISRPLNSTG, from the exons ATGTATTG gaTTGCTCATTTAGACGGTGGACCTTGTCGT GTTAACCATACAGCGGTGGTCGTTGGAGATTTCATATATTCATTTGGTGGCTACTGCTCCAGTGATGAATACAAATTGAATCATACGATTGATGTACATGTGCTCAATACCCACAATTTGCGATGGTTCTTAATACCACCCAAGAGAGACAGCACGGGTGCATTGCTTGAATATCCAGCTGTGCCTTTTCAAAG ATACGGACACTCAGCCGTTGCATACAAACAGAAGGTGTATATGTGGGGCGGTCGAAACGATGAGATGTGTTGcagtattttgttttgtttcgacACTATCACACATCAATGGTCCAAGCCGGAAGTGAACGGAGAAATACCAGCTGTTAGAGATG GTCATACGGCATGCATTGTCGATCACAATATGTATATTTTCGGTGGTTTCGAAGAGCAAGCCAATCGGTTCTCCTGCGATGTTCATTGTTTGAATTTGGAGACGATGACTTGGAGTTAC CTGTCGACGACTGAACAACCGCCCAGTTATCGTGACTTTCATACGGCTACCGTGCTGGACAATAAAATGTACATATTTGGTGGACGAGGCGACCGTCATAGTCCGTTTCATACTCAAGAAGAAATCTATTGTGATCAACTGGTGTACTTG GATTTAAGTACACGAAAATGGACGAAACCGAATGCAACTGGTTCGGTTCCATTGGGTCGTCGGAGTCATTCTGCATTTGTGTACAATAAACAATTATACGTGTTCGGCGGCTACAACAGTATTATGGAGAAGCATTTCAATGACTTGTATTGCTACAATCCGTCATTGAACCGATGGAGTGTGGTCACCGCACGTGGTGTACCTCCACGACCCAGACGACGACAAGTGTGCCTCGTAATCGACAAACGGATGTATCTATTCGGTGGGACAAG CCCGTACGCAGTTCCAATACATTCgtcaaatcgacaaaatcTTCCCTTGTTGCTGGATTACAGTGATATTCATGTATTCGATTTTGAACCAACTTTAAAGACTTTAGCGATACGAGCGGTTTTAGACTACGAAATCGATCAGTCATTGCTTCCACAATGCATTAG ATCCGAAATACGTTCGATGACAATGTCCAATACGATTAGTAGACCGTTAAATAGCACCGGTTAA